In Phycisphaerae bacterium, one genomic interval encodes:
- the fba gene encoding class II fructose-1,6-bisphosphate aldolase: MPLVATKKMFKAAYDGGFAIGGFNVNNMELLQAIINAGAEKNAPLILQISKGARQYANMKYLKALIDVAVVESGLPIVIHLDHGDTFELCKECIDEGYTSVMIDGSHHSFEENIALTKKVCDYAHRHDPYVSVEAELGRLGGIEEHVVGVSEEDLAKFLTDPDQAVEFVEKTGCDSLAVACGTSHGAYKFKKEPKLAFDLLEELTRRLPGFPLVMHGSSTVPKYLVDEVNKYGGNMPNAMGVPEAAISKAAKLGVCKVNIDTDLRLGLTAAIRRVFSEKPAEFDPRKYLGPAREEVQKVVAHKIDVLGCAGKADLCV, encoded by the coding sequence GCCATTATCAACGCCGGTGCGGAAAAGAACGCCCCGCTGATCCTCCAGATCTCCAAGGGTGCTCGGCAGTACGCCAATATGAAGTACCTCAAGGCCCTGATCGACGTGGCGGTCGTCGAATCCGGCCTGCCGATCGTGATCCACCTCGACCACGGCGACACCTTCGAGCTGTGCAAGGAGTGCATCGACGAGGGTTACACCTCGGTGATGATCGACGGCTCGCACCACTCGTTCGAAGAGAACATCGCCCTGACCAAGAAGGTCTGCGACTACGCCCACCGCCACGATCCCTACGTGTCGGTCGAGGCCGAACTGGGACGGCTCGGCGGCATCGAAGAGCACGTGGTCGGCGTGTCCGAGGAAGATCTGGCCAAGTTCCTGACCGATCCGGATCAGGCGGTGGAATTCGTCGAAAAGACCGGCTGCGACAGCCTCGCCGTCGCCTGCGGCACCAGCCATGGGGCCTACAAGTTCAAGAAGGAGCCCAAGCTGGCCTTCGACCTGCTCGAAGAGCTGACCCGCCGTCTGCCCGGCTTCCCGCTGGTCATGCACGGCAGCAGCACCGTGCCGAAGTACCTCGTCGACGAGGTCAACAAGTACGGCGGCAACATGCCCAACGCGATGGGCGTGCCCGAAGCGGCGATCAGCAAGGCGGCCAAGCTGGGCGTCTGCAAGGTCAACATCGACACCGACCTGCGCCTGGGCCTGACCGCAGCCATCCGCCGGGTCTTCTCCGAGAAACCCGCCGAGTTCGACCCCCGCAAGTACCTCGGACCGGCCCGCGAGGAGGTCCAGAAGGTCGTGGCCCACAAGATCGACGTCCTCGGCTGCGCCGGCAAGGCGGACCTGTGCGTCTAG